AAGATATTAGTTGCTTTCAAGATGGGCAAATCATATCTCTTTCCAAAACATCACAGCTCATTAATTTCACAACAATCTTCATATTGTGGTTAAAACAATCAGTACTGGTGATTCATAAAATGTTCCCACAATGTAATAGTAAAATCActtctcttttttcccatttcttctttcacCACAGCAGAAGAGAAAATGCATGAGGATGGATAATGATAGCACTGTGTCTGAGTTCATCCTCCTGGGGCTCCCCATCAAGCCAGAAGAACAAGGCATGTACTCTGCCCTCTTCCTGGCCATGTACCTGACAACTGTGCTGGGGAACCTGCTCATCATCCTGCTCATCAGGCTGGACTCTcacctccacacccccatgtacttcttcctcagccacTTGGCCTTCACAGACATGTCTTTCTCATCAGTCACAGCTCCAAAGATGCTCATGAATATGCTAACACACAGTCAGTCCATCTCATATGCTGGATGTGTTTCCCAGgtatatttcttttcaatttttgcTGATATCGACAGCTTTCTTCTGACATCCATGGCCTATGATAGGTATGTGGCTATCTGCCACCCTCTGCACTATATCACCATCATGAGTCAGAACCTCTGTGTCCTTCTAGTAGTTGTATCCTGGGCCCTATCATCCGCTAACACCCTTGTGCACACCCTTCTCTTTGCTCGACTATCCCACTTTAGAAACAATACCATCCCCCACTACTTCTGTGAAATCTCTGCCTTGCTAGAGCTGTCCATCTCTGACACCACCATCAATGAGCTTGTCATCCTTCCTTTAGGTACAGTGATCATTACCGTGCCATTCATATGCATTCTGGTCTCTTACGGCCGAATTGGAGTCACTGTCCTGAGAACTCCTTCTATCAAGGGAATCTGCAAAGCCTTGTCCACATGTGGTTCTCAcctctctgttgtctctctgtACTATGGAGCCATTATTGGGCTATATTTTGTCCCCTCATCTAATAACACTAATGACAAGGATGTCATTTTGTCTGTGATATATAGCTTGGTCATACCCATGCTGAATCCCTTTATCTATAGTCTTAGGAATAGGGATATTAAAGGAGCTCTGAGAGATATCTTCAGCAGAAAACTGTGTTTACAGTAATTGGCATGGTCTTTCTTGTTAAAATCcctacttccttctcctcttctcccatttATTCTTTGATCTCTATCAGGAAGTTTTCATGATTGACTTTCCTTCATTGACTTCTCCTTGCATACTTGTCATCTCTATTAAACATCTTTCCTAAATTCAATATTTTGGGAATGTTTCTCacaaattacatatttttctttggcTTGAAATACTTTGTTTGTATAATTATTACAAAGTTTTTTTATTAGCTAGATTCCTAGCTTTCATATCAaatattcttttagaaaaaataCCATTCCTTACTACTTCTGTGAACTCTCTGCTTTGCTGAAGCTGTCCAGCTTAGATACCATGTCACTACATGTCATTACATGACAAAACTATCTCTTCTTTagatttgtaatttatttatgtttgttttataatgcaGCAATTTTTGgcatatctatttaatatttatttatttaatgcgtGATGTATTTGGTCcacatgtacatctgtgcaccatgtgtgtgccaaGTGCCTGCAAAATTCAGAAGCGGggtttacagatagttgtgagctaccatatgggtgctggaaatcaaacccttTGTCCCTTGGGagagcaattagtgctcttaCTTTCTGCACCACTTTTTCTGcccctttcatttatttttcacttttttgtaGTTAACATTCAATTGTGGCAGACATTTACAGGGCACGATGTGATGTTTTCATGTATGTAAATACTCCATACtatccaaataaaaaataactatagTAACTTATTCAAATCTGTGTCTTAGTATGAAGTTCTTTATTTCAGCCTCTGAGGCAATGCATAGTGTTATAATCACCGTAAAATGACAGATATGAAAACACGTATTTTCCTGCTTAACCACAATTTGGTACCCATTGAACAACCTATGcccatctttcttttccattttatttgtaaTCTTATccattttcttaacatttttattatttgtattagtGTGGTAGCAACCAgttacattacatttttttttttggttcttttttttttcggagctggggaccgtacATTACATTTTTTGACAAGTGCTTTGCCCTGGTCATGAACTAAAATGAAACCATATTctgtaaaagataaaaacaaggaTAAGGGCAAGGCCTATGTGGAGCATGATggttctgggaagagggaataaGCTGAGGCACCTACTGACTGGACTGTGACATGAGTCTCCAGGGAGAGCAATGGTTTATGCAATAGTTTTTGTATCCTAAGGAGGGCTCTGCTTTTCTTGAGTGGGTGATGAAGAATGGCTAGGTAGATATCAGGAAGTCTCAAACCCTTGGATTGAGTTCAAGCATATCTGCAGAGAAGTTTaatccaaatatattttattatggaacaaagaaagaaaattccttgCTCAACTAAAAAAAGTCACATCCTGTGAATTGACTTTTGCCTGTGGTCCCTGAGAATCAACCTCTGAATTAAGCAGAGGGACTTAATTCAGTTGATAGACATTGACGGTAAGACATGTTATTAAAGTAGAACAGGAGATTTTAACAGCTAGTTAAAGGCAGCTCAGCTAGCACTTAGCAGAACTAAAGCTACTGTGAGTGTTGGCTTGTGTGCAAGTGTGTTAAAAGTTCTGCTAATTATTACTTTTAAGACAAGCAATATTTTATACActtcttggacattttatttagTCATTAAAAAGCTTTAGAAATGATATTAAACAGGTAAGTGATATAAGCCACACATAATTTAGATATATGTGCAACATGACATATTTGCATTCTTAAGCCTATAAAATTTTAGTgataatatttaacaaaatactcATTAATCTCTAGACTTTGGTAGTAGAAAAATGGCAGTATTGCTTGcggatttttctttgttctctcctcAGTTGAATCATATTGTCTTTTGAAGGTAATCCATTTTTTGATTAATTTCAATATTTGCCTAAACAGTTTTAACAGCTCTGAATAGGTTGTTCAAATTTACCTGGTCTAGACTTTTATAAAGCAATGACTATAtttgttcttctgtttttcttttgtatcttttaggaaaaaattatattttcatattctgcTTATCTTTGCTTTCAgtgtctggtggtttgaatgagaatggcttctaTAGGTCCATATATTTGGATACTTTGTCTCTAGTTGGTGAaattgtttaggaaggattaggtggtgtggtcttgttgaaggaattCTGTCATGGGGGCGGGTCAGGCATTGTAGTTTCAAAAGCCTAGACCATTACCAGGGTTGCTATGTTTATCTCTTCCTGGTGAATCAGGTTTAAAagctctcagctgcctctccagtgctataCCTGCCTGCTTTCATGCTCCCCATAATGAAGGTTGTGAGTTTAAATCTGAAATGGTAACCTCAATAAACTCTGCACCTGCTAACTTtgtctataaaataaattataaagccAGTTTGAaaaagttgtgattttttttttgcatgataaccaagaattttttaaaaaaaaaagctaacaaaCAATGATGGTAACTTTGAATGCATGCTagtatacatatatttagtaTGAGGGGTGAGGTGAATTAAGGTTTGCAGAATGACTTAGGaaagaaattacatttttatgctGATGCTGTAACTTTGTGGATAAATATTGTTATGTAATTTCAAATCTAAATGGACAGaaggcaaaagcaaaacaaaacagaaaacacaaaaactctGCAGAATATAATACTGAACactaagaaaaaattaacaaatcatTATAAACTAATATTAATTCAAATGGAACTGATGTACTATGCCAATACAAGCTGCTAATATTGGTGTTTTAGTACTGTTCTACTGCtatactgctatgaagagacactacagcctagacaactcttacaaaagaggCATTTAACTTGGGGTTTACTTACAGTTTTAAAGTTAGCCCATGGTCATAATGGCATGTAGCAGAGAGGTATGGCATTGGAGCAATTGCTGATAGATTTATATCctgacaacagagagagagagagagagagagagagagagagagagagagagagagagagagagagagagagagagactggaacgTGTAAGGCTTTGAAACTTTAGGTTTCACTTCTGAAGTGAAAACTTATGGGTTCTTTGAAGTCGTTGTGATGGAtagtgttttgctgaggcaaacatgAAGGCACATTTAGCTGAAGGGACACAGATGAAAGTCTAAGACAGACTCATGAGGAAGGTTTCTCTGAAATAGACTCAGGAAAAAGGATGTCTCCAAGTTAAAGCAGCAGGCCACAAGGACATGATGATGAAAGTTCTTCGCCAACATGCATATGTTTGTCCACCTTGCATTGTGTGAAGTTGAGCATGTCAGGATTCCATAGAGAAGTGTACCAAAAGTCTTCTGGTGTATTCTGGTTTCTTGCCTCTGCAGACTCGATCCCATTTGCTTTTGAGTGATGTCGATTAAGACATGGATCAgactgaggcaagacccatggcaacatgtgatgtttggaaagaatgtCGTAGAACTTGATTGATAGTGATGGAGTCCCTGGTAGCTTGCTTTGCTACACAGCCTTCTAAATACCCGTTGGTCTTGCATCTCATTCATCTTCACTTTGCCTAAACAGGAAACAGCTAGAACTTTTCCTGAGGTTCCTGTCAGCACTCATTCTCCTAATGACTTGTCAGCTGAGGCCTGACTTCGCCTGTTAGGTAGAGTCACTGAATgtgtttttgtccttgttttaCATTAAACTAGACTGCTGTTGTATTGATGGAGCATTGCAAGTGGATCAAGATGCTGCTGttagaccttccagggactaagccactacccaaagactatacatggactgaccccagcTCAAAACTCATAGGTAACAAtaaatggcctagtaagagcatcaggtggagggaagcccttggtcctgtcagactaaccccagtgaatgtgattgttgggggaggcagtaatggggaaaggggagggaacactgatagagaagggagggggagttgttggggatgttggtccagaaactgggaaaggaatagcgacagatataaataagaaatacccgttaataaagatgaaaaaaaaaaagatgcctttGTTAACCTTGGtactgaactgctgattttcaGATTGTAGCACAGATggagttgttccaaagaaccATTCCTAAACAGAACAACTCTCCCATCTTTCTTTCCAATACATCTAGTGAGTGGTGGGCAAAGGAGGCTAAAAAAAGAGCCATCATTAAAATAGAACTTAGAAATTTAAGTTAATTTCCAGTGACACAGTGATCCCCATAAGGCACTTCTAATCCTCCCTAATAGTTCCAATTAACTGGTgatcaaatatatgaacctaaaAAACAATTTCATTGAACTATCTCAAGTGGGGGACAGTCGGTCCAAAAGGTTATAAGAACATCATGTAAAATTTCAGACGTGAAACTCctctaaaataaattttgaaatttgaaCTGTTTGAAAACTGCACTGAGTgcctgagaattctttttttcttttatttatttattttttttattaacttgagtatttttatatacatttcagtgttagtccctttccctgCTCAAGacaacaccccctcccctccatctttatgggtgttcccctccccatcctcctgcttcctgccaccCCCAACAATCTCTAGTTCATTgaggtttcagtcttagcaggaccaagggcttccccttccactggtgctcttactaggatattcattgctatctatgaggtcagagtccagggtcagtccatgtatagtctttaggtagtggcttagtccctgcaagctctggttgcttggcattgttgtacatatggggtctcgagccccttcaagctcttccagttctttctctgattccttcaacgggggtcctattctcaattcagtggtttgctgctggcatgcgcctctgtgtttgctgtattctggctgtgtctctcgggagagatctacattcggctcctgtcggcctgcacttctttgcttcatccatcttgtctaattggatggctgtatatgcatgggccacatgtggggcaggctctgaatgggtgttccttctgtgtctgttttaatctttgcctctctattccctgccaagggtattcttgttccccttttaaagaaggagtgaagcattcacattttgatcatccgtcttgagtttcatttgttctaggcatctagggtaattcaggcatttgggctaatagccacttatcaatgagtgcataccatgtatgtctttctgNNNNNNNNNNGATTGATTGTGTAGGTCCTTTCTcacagtgggcacagttggcactgtGCAATTCCCTCTTAGTTCGGACTGTGGGCAgaaggtagtctcctctgacttctcaggagtgtctacTCTTctcagggtccagctctctctccacgggatttgggtgcaggaagctgtttggCTCGTTTCGTTCGGTCCTGGGTGCAGACAAGAACTGTGGATacggaaaatatcatcctgagtgagctaacccaattacagaaagacatacatggtatgcactcattgataagtggctattagcccaaatgcctgaattaccctagatgcctagaacaaatgaaactcaagacggatgatcaaaatgtgaatgcttcactccttctttaaaaggggaacaagaatacccttggcagggaagagagaggcaaagattaaaacagagactgaaggaacatccattcagagcctgccccacatgtggcccatatatatacagccacccaattagacaagatggatgaagcaaagaagtgcagaagtgtagatcgccctggagagacacagccagaatacagcaaatacagaggcgaatgtcagcagcaacctctgaactgagaataggacccccgttgaaggaatcagagaaagaactgaagagcttgaaggggctcgagacctatatgtacaacaatgccaagccaccagagcttccaggactaagccactacctaaagactatacatggactgacctggactctgacctcataggtagcaatgaatatcctagtaagagcaccagtgaaggggaagcccctgggtccctaatactgaaccccagtgaactagactgtttgggagggcggcaatggggggagggtggggagggaacacccagaagggagggggagggggatgtttgcccggaaaccgggaaagggaataacactcgaaatgtatataagaaatattcaagcaaaaaaaaaaaaaaaaaaaaaaaaaaaaaaaagaactgtggatactggtggctgtctgttcctatattcctgtgtccaggggCACTTTGCTGTTTCCCCttgccaaggatgtgggcagaggtgtgcagaaatggcagtctgtcctgcggtctcaggatgtctgtactcctgggtgttcagctctcttccccatgggatttgggttcagggaactCTAGCTTTCTTTTTAACTGCTTTTATTACCATATAATTTATCTAGATTATTccttattaaaaatatcaattttatttgttGTCAACTTTTTTCTGCTCTTATGAACAAGGGTGTTACAAATTTTAATCAGCATTCACTTGTACATGTGCAAAGATCATTGGGTGTAAATTTAATACCACAATGCTCACCtgttggaaatatatatttttagttttaactaCTACTAGACTATTTCTTTATAGAAGTGTCTAAGATTTCCAACTAACATATTCAGTATCTATATTCAAGAGTAAATTTCCAATTATTTGATGTGCAAAGAAAGAACTCGTTATATATTTCCACATTTTCCCCTCTTATTATAAAGATTGACCATTTTTAGCCTTGATAAAAAGCCCATTTATAATCATTATCCCCCAAATTATATTAGGATCTGTTTTCTACTGTTTTGTGCCTGTATACTAGTGTATTATGATATTAAATATCAATTAATTGCAGACATCATGTTTTAAACAGGACAAAATCTTTTTATGGTTGCTACCTGTATTTCTGAAGCATGAAGGGACTTTTATACTTGCTTCAAAATGTTCTTTTCCTAAGGGAGTCAATgataacaaaacaattttatcCTGTATGCTTCTAATTTGGATCTGGGGACAGAAATTACACTGAAGATTCCCTACATGATTTTCATAATTAGAGCTCACATGGTCTACCTGAAGATGTGGACAAAGTATAAGTTTATATGTCTACAGTATCTGATTCTTAACTGATTCCTCTTCTGTTGCAATGGATGTATGCTTGCTTCAGATGTTCTAGGTCTTTCACATATTGTGTTACTTCTCaagaaaaaatggaagaattttcctgtaatttttagcTAAAGGTATCTGTGTATATCATCTAAGTTAGCTTGTCAGATAAGCCATAGAGTATATATTTATCAGCATCACAGCATGTGTTTGGGTCTCTCTCCatgcttctctgtccctctccctgtttctgtttctttctgtctctgtctctttcttattGTCATTTTCTGTGTTCATAATGCATTTCAAATTTTAACGCTTACGTCATCAATTAGCAAACAGTCCCCTATATAGTAATTTGCCTTGCACTCGAACCTGCCCAAACTTTGATATAAAAGGGCACCTCCTCCCAAAAATCCTCTccatagaaatatttttcttaaacttaTACATTTTTTGTTCACATTTAACTTTAACACAcatcttttgtgtgttttcttcaccTCTTTCCACATCTCTGTGAATTCTGCTGATTAAAATAGGCACCGATGTTCATATTACAGTTAGTATTATTGGCTTCTCAAGTCTGCTTTCTACCCGCCAGTCAGCAAGCCATTTCGTATTTTGTGATACTTCATTCTCTTGCATGTTTATATTACTGAACAGATAAAACCTTTTTATTCTAGCAAATTAAACatatctgcctgcttcttacATATTTGCCAGGCTTAACTTTCTGTGATTAGCAATTACcttgggttttcctttttctcaaaGCCCCTAGCCCTGTCCTACCAAATACTTGCCTAGAGACACGTTTTTACAATCTTCCTATGTATGTTCTTCCACTAAAGACTCTTCATAGAACGTATATCAGCTTCTTCATCACTTTGGCCTTTTGCAACTTGACATTTTCTGAAAACCATGGATGTCTGTTTCTATAAACTAATTtctcaatatattatatatagtatataaaataacataaaatattgcTTATTGCAA
The DNA window shown above is from Rattus rattus isolate New Zealand chromosome 5, Rrattus_CSIRO_v1, whole genome shotgun sequence and carries:
- the LOC116901696 gene encoding olfactory receptor 50-like, yielding MRMDNDSTVSEFILLGLPIKPEEQGMYSALFLAMYLTTVLGNLLIILLIRLDSHLHTPMYFFLSHLAFTDMSFSSVTAPKMLMNMLTHSQSISYAGCVSQVYFFSIFADIDSFLLTSMAYDRYVAICHPLHYITIMSQNLCVLLVVVSWALSSANTLVHTLLFARLSHFRNNTIPHYFCEISALLELSISDTTINELVILPLGTVIITVPFICILVSYGRIGVTVLRTPSIKGICKALSTCGSHLSVVSLYYGAIIGLYFVPSSNNTNDKDVILSVIYSLVIPMLNPFIYSLRNRDIKGALRDIFSRKLCLQ